The following are encoded together in the Blautia obeum ATCC 29174 genome:
- the ptsP gene encoding phosphoenolpyruvate--protein phosphotransferase, whose protein sequence is MEIYKGTATFSGIAIGKILYYSRGEYQIRQCLVSNIKKEISNFQEARLQAVQKLHELYEANRLLNEQEAGVFLRQIKLLESESYQNAIESSIANEKVNAAYAVMINRDELVETFRHLEEPVIRRRINDMQEISNRLIQILGGAAIRINLGDEPVILVAEALSPTEIMEMDKDKLLAVVMHHGSAVSHASIMAKTMEIPTLVDVAADDEWDGKTAIVDGYTGTFYLNPDAEIQKEYEIRLEADRREREELLKLKAQKDETKDGSNIGLYANIGNMSDLSSVLFYGAKGIGLLRSEFQYLGRENYPRENELFRAYKKVAETMGERLAVIRTADLGADKQAPYLDIPQETNPIMGNRGIRLCLDRRRMFKAQLRAIYRASAYGNLAMMFPMIDSEEEMDEIWQIIEEVKEGLREKNIPFKEIMTGIMIETPAAVMISRELAKHVDFLSIGTNDLTQYTLAMDRQNPLLKDKYNDHHPAILRMVRMVVDAAHQEGRKVGICGEIAADTALTKKFLEMGVDFLSVVPACVLPVRKAIRETDLGGEKVSAVK, encoded by the coding sequence ATGGAAATCTATAAAGGTACTGCTACCTTTTCAGGAATAGCCATCGGCAAGATACTGTATTACAGCAGAGGGGAATACCAGATACGTCAGTGTCTGGTCAGCAACATAAAAAAAGAAATCAGTAATTTTCAGGAAGCCCGGCTTCAGGCGGTTCAGAAACTTCATGAGCTGTATGAAGCCAACAGGCTTCTGAATGAACAGGAGGCCGGTGTTTTTCTTCGCCAGATTAAACTTCTGGAATCCGAAAGTTACCAGAATGCAATTGAAAGCAGCATTGCCAATGAAAAGGTAAATGCTGCTTATGCAGTTATGATCAACAGAGATGAACTGGTTGAGACATTCCGACATCTGGAAGAGCCGGTCATTCGAAGAAGAATCAATGATATGCAGGAGATTTCCAACCGTCTGATCCAGATACTGGGTGGTGCAGCCATCCGTATTAATCTTGGGGACGAACCTGTGATCCTGGTTGCGGAGGCATTGTCGCCGACTGAGATTATGGAAATGGACAAGGATAAACTTCTGGCTGTGGTCATGCATCATGGTTCAGCAGTATCTCATGCATCAATTATGGCGAAAACAATGGAAATTCCAACTTTGGTCGATGTTGCAGCTGATGATGAGTGGGATGGAAAGACAGCAATCGTAGATGGTTATACAGGAACTTTTTATCTTAACCCGGATGCGGAAATCCAGAAAGAATATGAGATTCGTCTGGAAGCGGATCGAAGAGAGAGAGAGGAACTTCTGAAACTGAAGGCGCAGAAAGATGAAACAAAGGATGGCAGCAATATTGGTCTTTATGCCAATATTGGAAATATGAGTGATCTGAGCAGTGTCCTTTTTTATGGCGCCAAGGGAATTGGGCTTCTGCGAAGTGAGTTCCAGTATCTTGGAAGAGAAAATTATCCGAGAGAAAATGAACTTTTCCGTGCATATAAAAAAGTAGCAGAGACAATGGGCGAGAGACTTGCGGTGATCCGTACTGCGGATCTCGGAGCAGACAAGCAGGCTCCGTATCTGGACATTCCGCAGGAAACCAATCCTATCATGGGCAACCGTGGGATTCGTCTCTGTCTTGACCGAAGAAGAATGTTTAAAGCACAACTTCGTGCAATTTATCGTGCCAGTGCGTATGGTAATCTCGCAATGATGTTCCCGATGATCGATTCTGAAGAAGAAATGGATGAGATATGGCAGATCATTGAGGAAGTAAAAGAAGGACTGCGCGAAAAAAACATTCCATTTAAAGAGATCATGACAGGAATCATGATCGAGACACCGGCAGCAGTCATGATCAGCCGGGAACTTGCAAAACATGTTGATTTCTTAAGTATTGGAACCAATGACCTGACACAGTATACGCTTGCGATGGATCGTCAGAATCCTCTTCTGAAAGACAAATACAACGATCATCATCCGGCAATTCTTCGTATGGTGCGTATGGTTGTGGATGCGGCACATCAGGAAGGCCGTAAGGTTGGCATCTGCGGAGAAATCGCAGCGGACACAGCACTGACGAAAAAATTTCTGGAGATGGGGGTTGATTTTCTGTCTGTTGTTCCGGCGTGTGTACTTCCGGTACGAAAAGCAATTCGTGAGACAGATCTTGGCGGAGAGAAAGTTTCTGCTGTTAAATGA
- a CDS encoding polyamine ABC transporter substrate-binding protein produces MKKLVVCALCAAMVIPAMSVSVSADSKELVLYTWENMFPQEVLDGFEEETGIKVVYSNFDTDENMLEKLSMAKGGDYDVVVADDYIIETAIQEGLVEKLDTSKLSGWDNINPLYQGQFYDPNDEYTAPYGAGIPLIVYDPDMVDIDIKGYNDLWDPSLEDSIALTANYRVINGITNLVLGQDFNDQDTDDIAKTGEKLLELAPNVRLIQDDNTQDSLLNGEASVAFLYTSQVTAALQENPDLKVVYPEEGLGFGVMGMFIPSQAPDKDEAYQFMDYILQPENAAKCFDYIGYYSTNKAADSLLENQDLVVPDSVTEGSAVENISAEAEEAYNKNWTEFKAACD; encoded by the coding sequence ATGAAAAAATTAGTAGTATGCGCATTATGTGCAGCAATGGTCATTCCGGCTATGAGCGTGTCTGTAAGTGCAGATTCCAAAGAGCTTGTACTCTACACATGGGAAAACATGTTCCCACAGGAAGTACTGGATGGTTTTGAAGAAGAAACTGGAATAAAAGTGGTATATTCCAATTTCGACACTGATGAAAACATGTTGGAAAAGCTTTCCATGGCAAAAGGTGGAGACTACGACGTTGTTGTTGCAGATGATTATATTATCGAAACCGCAATCCAGGAAGGTCTTGTAGAAAAACTTGATACATCCAAATTATCCGGATGGGATAACATCAACCCGCTGTATCAGGGACAGTTCTATGATCCGAACGATGAATATACTGCACCATATGGAGCAGGTATTCCGTTGATCGTATATGATCCGGATATGGTAGATATTGATATCAAGGGATATAATGATCTCTGGGATCCGTCACTTGAAGATAGCATTGCACTGACTGCAAACTATCGTGTTATCAATGGTATCACAAACCTTGTACTTGGTCAGGATTTCAATGATCAGGATACAGATGATATCGCTAAAACAGGTGAGAAACTTCTGGAGCTTGCACCGAATGTTCGTCTGATTCAGGATGACAATACACAGGATTCTCTTCTGAACGGAGAGGCAAGTGTTGCATTCCTGTACACTTCACAGGTAACAGCCGCCCTTCAGGAAAATCCGGACCTTAAAGTCGTATATCCGGAAGAAGGTCTTGGATTTGGTGTAATGGGAATGTTCATTCCGAGCCAGGCACCGGACAAGGATGAGGCATATCAGTTCATGGATTACATTCTTCAGCCGGAAAATGCAGCAAAATGTTTCGATTATATCGGATACTACAGCACAAACAAAGCAGCAGATTCCCTGCTTGAGAATCAGGACCTTGTAGTACCGGATTCCGTAACAGAGGGATCAGCAGTAGAAAATATCAGCGCAGAAGCAGAAGAAGCTTACAATAAGAACTGGACAGAGTTCAAAGCTGCCTGCGACTGA
- a CDS encoding DUF362 domain-containing protein, translated as MNKKSKVILLPCNSYREEIVYENLEIGLELLGGIENIVGKEESVLLKPNLLKKAEVDKAVITHPTVVGMFARLMREKGYQDMALADSCGNGTTSKVIHGTGMDTYLEKLDIPAIDYTTGIHVDYPKGIQAKEFILPKELLEKDCVISLCKMKTHALERITGAVKNSYGFVYGFHKAKGHTLYPSADSFARMLVDLNQYVKPRLYIMDGIVAMEGNGPGSGDPAPMNVMLMSRDPVALDSVFCNLIHLNPEMVPTNYHGEKMGLGTWRSEEIEIVTPSGEISMKDAVAQYGNPYFDVDRRVVRSGMWERLAKALNIFQKKPYIEPERCIRCGICVKSCPVPDKAVDFRKGRENPPVYDYKKCIRCFCCQEMCPEKAIQVK; from the coding sequence ATGAATAAAAAAAGTAAAGTCATTCTTCTTCCCTGTAATTCTTACAGGGAAGAAATTGTTTATGAGAATCTTGAAATCGGACTGGAGCTTCTGGGCGGAATCGAGAATATTGTCGGTAAAGAAGAGTCTGTATTGCTGAAGCCGAATCTTCTAAAGAAAGCGGAAGTTGATAAGGCAGTGATCACACATCCGACGGTTGTGGGAATGTTTGCCCGACTGATGAGAGAAAAAGGATATCAGGATATGGCACTTGCAGATTCCTGCGGAAATGGAACAACTTCTAAAGTGATCCATGGGACAGGAATGGATACGTATCTTGAGAAACTGGATATTCCGGCTATTGATTATACGACGGGAATCCATGTAGACTATCCGAAAGGAATACAGGCAAAAGAATTTATTTTGCCGAAAGAACTTCTGGAAAAAGACTGTGTGATCTCTCTTTGCAAAATGAAGACGCATGCACTGGAACGCATCACGGGAGCTGTGAAAAACAGCTATGGATTCGTTTATGGATTTCACAAAGCCAAAGGTCATACATTGTACCCAAGTGCAGACAGTTTTGCCCGTATGCTTGTCGATCTGAATCAGTATGTGAAGCCGCGGCTGTATATTATGGATGGAATTGTGGCCATGGAGGGGAACGGACCAGGTTCCGGAGATCCTGCTCCAATGAATGTGATGCTGATGTCACGGGATCCGGTTGCACTTGATAGTGTGTTCTGTAACCTGATCCATCTGAATCCGGAGATGGTTCCAACGAATTATCATGGAGAAAAAATGGGACTTGGTACCTGGCGTTCGGAAGAAATTGAAATTGTTACTCCGTCCGGTGAGATTTCAATGAAGGATGCAGTAGCACAGTATGGAAATCCGTATTTTGATGTGGACCGGAGAGTGGTACGTTCCGGTATGTGGGAACGTCTTGCGAAAGCCTTGAATATTTTTCAGAAGAAGCCTTATATTGAGCCGGAGCGTTGTATCCGGTGTGGGATTTGTGTGAAGAGCTGTCCGGTTCCGGACAAGGCCGTTGATTTCCGTAAAGGCAGAGAGAATCCACCAGTATATGATTATAAGAAATGTATCCGTTGTTTCTGCTGCCAGGAGATGTGCCCCGAAAAAGCAATCCAGGTGAAATGA
- a CDS encoding ABC transporter permease has product MKKKNSKLSGFYLGLIFVLMYLPIAVVIVFSFNESKLPVRFTGFSLKWYQELIHDDAMIEALGNSLFLGVVSCLVSAVIGTLGAVGLSRIHWKTKGILEYISILPLMIPEIILGMVLMAFFYMMNLPFGMLTLLIGHTVFCVPYILMEVKARLAGMDPSLEEAARDLGAGPFRAFWDIILPLIMPAVLSGSLLAFAMSMDDVVISIFINGPRLATLPIKVYTQIKTGVTPEVNALCTIMLVFTLLILLVYNLIGKLTKHRTK; this is encoded by the coding sequence ATGAAAAAAAAGAATTCAAAGCTCTCCGGGTTTTATCTTGGACTGATTTTTGTACTGATGTATCTGCCAATCGCGGTGGTTATCGTATTTTCCTTTAATGAATCAAAGCTTCCTGTAAGATTTACCGGATTTTCTCTGAAATGGTATCAGGAACTGATTCATGATGATGCAATGATCGAGGCACTTGGAAACAGCCTCTTTCTGGGTGTGGTGAGCTGCCTGGTATCTGCTGTGATCGGCACCCTGGGTGCAGTAGGACTTTCCAGGATCCACTGGAAGACAAAAGGGATTCTGGAATATATTTCTATTTTACCGCTGATGATCCCTGAGATCATCCTTGGTATGGTACTGATGGCATTTTTCTATATGATGAATCTGCCATTTGGTATGCTGACATTACTGATCGGTCATACCGTTTTCTGTGTGCCATATATACTGATGGAAGTCAAGGCACGACTGGCGGGCATGGATCCGTCACTTGAGGAAGCAGCGAGAGACCTCGGAGCCGGTCCCTTCCGGGCATTCTGGGACATCATCTTACCGCTGATCATGCCGGCGGTGTTGTCCGGATCCCTTCTGGCGTTTGCAATGTCCATGGACGATGTCGTCATCAGTATCTTTATCAACGGACCACGTCTGGCAACTTTGCCGATTAAGGTCTATACCCAGATCAAGACCGGTGTTACGCCGGAGGTCAATGCTCTCTGCACGATCATGCTGGTGTTTACGCTGTTGATCCTTCTGGTTTATAATCTGATCGGAAAGCTGACAAAACATAGAACTAAATAA